Within the Mycetohabitans rhizoxinica HKI 454 genome, the region GCCCGCCGCGCTGGCGCGTGCGGCGTATGCCGAGATGGCGCCGACGCTGATGCCGATCGCCCGGCTGATCTGGCGGTGCGACAGGCCGCACGCCCACTTCAGCCGCAGTACTTCCTTCAGTTTGCGCATACTCATCCGATGTGCCGGCATCAACCTGTCCCCTAAAAAGAGACAAGGCTAACGCCCGTCGTTGATCACATGCGCAACACCACCGCCGAGCCGGAGCGGCCATCTCGTTTCGTTCGCGTGATCAGCTGTTTCGGTTCGCTCCGGGAACGTGATCACCCGTTTCGGCAAGATGATCGCTCGTTTCGGGAACCGGTGATCAGCGATCACCATCGATCGGAACCACTGATCACGTTCGCCTAAATACGCAATCTGTTCGCAGGCTCGGACCCAGGAGGCCACAGCGCGGCGGTGATCTATAGCTTGATCGGAACGGCGCGCCTGAACGGTGTCGAGCCATTTGCCTACCTGCGCGCGGTGTTCGAGCGCGTCGCCGATCATCCCATCAACCGCATCGACGAGTTACTTCCATGGCGCGTGGTGCCCACGGAGCACGTCGAGCAGCAAGCCGCATGAGAGCGACTCCAATGGCCCCAGCCCGCAAAAGCGCCTTGCGTTCCATCACCTCGCCAGCCCCCGACTATGTGCTGCGTGTCGAGCTGCAGCACATCAAACCGGCGATCTGGCGGCAAATCGTGGTGCCCGGTTCAATTAGGCTATGAAAGCTTCACGTCATATTGCTACTAGCGATGGGATGGGAAGGCGGCCATGCGCATGAATTCGTGTTCCGCAATACCAACTACGGCGAACCGGACCCCGACTACCCGAGCGATCCGCCGATGCTGGATGAAGCCAGGGTCACGCTGGTCAAAGCGTTGGGCGCGCTGAAGTCATTCACCTACATTTACGACTACGGCGACAACTGGCAGCATCGCATCAAGGTCGAAAAGGTGTTGCCCGCCAATGCGCAACTTCGCTCGCCTTTGTGCCTAGACGGACGCAACGCATGCCCGCCGAAGGACGTCGGCGGAGCCCCCGGATACATCGACTTTCTCGATGCAATCATCGATCCTTCGCACGAGGAACATGACCACTTCCTCAAGTGGTGCGGCGGCAGCTTCGATCCCGATGCGTTTGATCTCGACTTCGCAAATCAACGGCTCTTCGAAGTCAAATTCTGAACGTCTATGCGGCCTTGGGACGACACTTACATTGGATCTGCGGCAAACGACTGAAAGCCCTCATTCCAACGCTGACCGATGCGATGGCACGGCATGGTCACCTGACGCTATCAAAGCAGGTTTGCCAACGGCTGAGTCAGATCAGCGCCGCCACCATTGACCGTAAGCGCGCAATAAACCACGTGGCTTGCGCGACGCGACCGGTTGTGCGTCAGTCTGTTTGGTGGCCGTGCCGCACGCCCGCTGAGGACCGCGGCGCTGGCTTTTCCGAGGAAAGCCGACAATTCCGGGCTCGCGGGACGGCTTTTGCACTCGTGGAGGCAAACATCCTTGTAACAGTAGCCCAAGGCGCGCTCGTTACGAGGCATGACCACGCACGATCCGCTCAAGGCATGGAGTGCAGTCGCCGCCCATGTACATACGCGTATTTACATAGAGCGGCAAATAGTCTATAGTACATCCACAGTACACACATCAGGAACTGCTATGCATACCACCCGCGTTTTCAAGAATGGCAACTCGCAAGCCGTTCGCATTCCCGCCGACCTTGCTTACGACCGGAGCGATGTCGAAATCGAAATTGAGCGCGTAGGCGATGAGATCCGTATCCGTCCGATGCGTCGTCCGCTGACTGGCGTGCTCAAGAAGTTCGCGAAATTCGGGCCGGATTTCATGGCTGAAGGCCGCGGCGAGCAGGAGCAGGCGGAGCGCGAGGGATTGTGATGCCGCGCTTTATGCTCGACACAAACATGTGCATCTACCTGATGAAGAATCAGCCTGAAGAAGTCGCGAAGCGATTTGCGCAGTGCTACGTCGGGGATGTGGTTATGTCCGCAGTCACTTACGCTGAACTTGAATACGGCGTCGTAGTGTCTGCGAACCGAACTCGCGAGCGCCGCAATCTCGCCGCCCTAATCGAAGATATTCCTGTGGCCCCGTTCGACACTGCCGCAGCAACGGCCTACGGGCCTGTGCGCAAAGCGACGAGCGAGCGCAAGAAGGATGCTCTTGACAAGCTGATCGCCGCGCACGCGATTGCCCTGGACGTTATTCTCGTGACCAACAACGAGCGCGATTTTGCCAGCTATCCCGGTATCAGGCTCGAAAACTGGCTCAACAAGTAGAAAACTCTAACATGTTTATTAATCTCGAAGTTTGGAACGAAGAGCCTCGCCACGACCAGGGGAGTGAACAAGGTACGCGTAAATTCCTGTCATAAGCCTTGAAGTTATGAAATTCGCTCAACCTAAATGCCAGAGCACCGTCGCAATGCCAGTGCTGCCTCATCAAGGGCCTGGATCAAGGCAGGTGTGGGCGTCCATTGACTGCCTTGTACGGTAAAGCGGGCCGCGGCATCGACAACCTTAGCAGTGCCCTCCCTGTTGTTGCGGCCCAGTTTGGAGGCCAGGAAAACTTCAAACAGCGAGCTAACGCGCTGCTTGATTTGATCGACATTGAGACGGCCCTGCGCATCAAAAGTGACAATCACAAAATCCCGATTGATCAAGTGCATGGGCTTGCGATCCATCAAGGTGCGCGAGGCGCACGCGCTGATCTGCAAACTCCGGCAGGCGATGACTATCCGGAGCACCGAGCATGTTCCAGTAGCGCGTCATTCCTATCTTCAGGATGCCCTCGTCCGGCGTGATCAGAAATGTTCGAATCGTGTATCCCATTGCAATAACTTTGTTGTTGCTTCGGCACAATCGTGATCTCGTTCGTCACCGGGCCGCCTCATTTGCGCCAATTTGCGATCGACGCGTTCATATTTTAGGCCTTTCGCGCCTCAAACGCCTGATCGAACCGCCGGACTCGCTGCACTTCATCGCTGTGCAGATAGATCGACGTCGTCGGGATCGACGAATGGCGCAGATTGTCGTGCACCATGATCAGCTCGGCGCCCCGGGCCAGCGCATGTGACGCGTGAGTGTGCCGCATCCAGTGCGGGCTCGCGCGGCGCAGCTTCTCCGCCGTCGCGGGCCGCTGGGCGGGTCGCAGGGGCAGCCAATGATTAACACGAGCTCGCGGCTCATCATAGACGAGTAGCCTGCCTACCCGAAGTGCTTCCCGGTGCCCCTTGTCCCGGATGGTCGGACCATACGCCTAAAACTGCGCGGCGGGAACACGCGGGACACCGGTTCATATCATGCCAGTTACCAACACCATCGAGAGCATGCACATGTAACTGCGCAAGATTGTGAAGAACCGCGGCCACTTCCCGAGCGACGAAGCCGCCAGCAAACTGTTGTATCTGGCCTTGCGCAACATCGAAAAGGAAAGATGCCGCCTATCACTTGGCGGCAGGCGCTTAATCAGTTCGCCATTCTGTTCGGCGACCGGTTCACGAACACCATAAGCTGAGATCTTTTAACCGACCTCGGCACACAAGATTCCTGATACATCTGCCGAAACGAAAGAACATCATCGCACACATTCCGCGGTACAGCTCACGCGTGTTCGAGCAGGCGGCTTCGAGTGCGCGATCCAAGAACTGCTGAGCTAAAGCGCTGACGGTTACGCGTGCGCGTGATCCACGGTTCCACCGACAGGCGCATGCCGACCGCCTTCAGCACGGCCAGCAAGGTTTTCAAGGTGGGATTGTCTTTTAGCGAAAGCGCGCGATAAAGCGCCTCGCGCGTGATTCCTGCCTCGGCCGCAACCCATGCTAATCCGCCATAGGCGTGTGCAACCGTGCGCAGCGCTAGTAGAGCGCCGGCACGGTCTTTCGGATTATCGAGTGATTCCATCGCCGCTTTCAAGTATTCAATGGCCAGATCACGATCGGCGCGCAGCTCCGCGATTTCCTGCTCGTAATGTGACACGGTTGCCTTTGCCTTCGTCACGCTTGCCTCCGCTTCCAGTCAATCCAGTATTCCTTCGCACGCCGGATATCTGCCGTTTGCGAACGCTTATCGCCGCCGCACAGCAGGATCACGAGCGCATTGCCATGCCGCCCACAATAGACCCGGTAACCGGGACCGACGTGTACACGCAATTCCAGCACTCCTTCTCCAACCGGCTCACAGTCTCCGAAGTTGCTGCTTGAACTTGGCGCAGTCGAAGCCGCACGCGCGCCTGTGCAACGCGGTCGCGTAGCCCGTTAAGCCATTCTGTCAGGGGCTCGCGTCCGTTTTCTTGTCGGTATCGCAGCAGTTCAGTCATTCTTTATTGAAAATTAAAAGTTATTGGTAGTCACAGTTTAAGTGTGCGCCTGTCATCGGAACCGTGTTTTATTCTCACGGTGATGTCAGTCGCCGTCATTGTGCGGGTACCGGTTCGGGGGAGCTTGGCGTAGGAGATCACGTTATCGCGTCACTCGGTTGGCTGGGCAATGGGCTGTAGGGCAGGCGCGCTAGACTGCTGTCCATTTAAAGAGTGGGGGCGGTCGTGACCTCATTGAGGCATGGCTGCACGCTGGGTTCGCACGGCAAGCAGAGCGGGCCGGCCATTAGCGCTGTGGCTCCCGAGTGAGAGGTTCGACCGGCTCCTGGTCGCCCCAGTTCATCCGATGGCCGTGCACCGTCTGGCGGTGCCGCGTGTCCTCTTCCTCGTGCAAGTACAGGCTCGTGGTAGTCAGCGACATGTGCCCGAGGTTGTCGCGCACTGTGCGCAGATCGAGGCCGGCGTCAGCCTGATGCGAGCCGGCTGTATGCCGCAGCCAATGCGCCGAGGCGCGCACCAGTTCGTCGGCGCGATCGGCAAATTCTGGCCCGCGTGCGCGTAGCCACGACGCGGCGTCTCGGAAGATACGCTTGATCGCGTCATGCAGGGCGGAGCGCGACAGGCCGCGGCGCCCGCCTCGGAAGGGCACGACCAGCGGCGTGTCCTCGACCCGGCGGGGCAGCGGGGACAAGCCACACGCCTGCCGGTAGCGGGTCAGCTCGACGATCAGTTCCGGCGACGCGGGCACGCGCCGCGCGCGTTGCCCCTTACCCACGGTGTCAAGCCACCACTGGTCGTGTCCGTCCGAGCCCAGGCGCCGCGAGAAGTCGCCCATGGTGCCGTGGGCGACCTCGGAGAGGCGCAGGCCTTGCAGATAGAAGAGTGTGGTCAGCCAGCGGCAACGGGCATAGTACGCGCGCTGCGCCGTTGTTTCCTGGGGCAGCTGCTCGACAAAGTGTTTGACCTCATCCCATAGTGAGATCGACAGATAGCGCGTGACGCGGAGCGCCGAGCGCTTGGCGCGCTAGCGCAGTAGCGCCATCGGGTTGCTGCGCAGATAGCCAGCATCCACCAACCACGTGAACAGGCCGTTCAGGATGACCCGCGCTTGCCGCTGGCTGGCCGCGGACAGCGGCCCATTAAAGGGCCGCCAGCGCGCATCGCCGCGGGGATATTTGCCCCCGGTGGCCGACACCCAGCGGCTCGCGGGCTGCGGGTCGGCCAGGAACGCGTTGAACTGCTGTAGATCCTCGTGCGTGAGCAACGACAGCGGCTTGCCCCGTTGCACGACGGCCCACAGCAAGAGCCGCTCAGCCTCCTTGCGGTGGGTGTCGAACGTGGTTTTTGTGTCGGCGTAATTGGACAGCCAGGCGCGCACGGCGTCCAGGTCGTTACGCGCGGCGAGTTGCGCGGTCTCTCGCGCGCCGCGATTGGTGCCGTCGCGCCCGTCTAAATGCTCGGGCAACACGAGCGCCTCGACTGGTTGCACGGCGGTGAACGGGGTGAGGGACACGGTGGGGGGCGCTCCAAGGGCGGGGTCAACGAAACACGACGCTTCTAAAGCGTTACACGACATTACAGCCGTAATGTCGTGTAACGTGTCTTTAGTGTTAGAAATACAACGTATTACGTAGCATTATTGAAGGAAATGTTCCCCGGAAACTGCGATGAGTGATGTCCTGTCCCCCGATGCGGCGCTGACCACCGAGATCGCGCGCTTAAAAGCCACGCATTCAAACACGCGCGAGTTGTATCGCGAAGTGTGCGCGCTGTTGTTCTTTCGCTTTGGCATCACGCCCACCGCGAACCGCCTGTACCAGTTGGTGCGCAAGGGCAGCATGGGCACGCCCACGGCGGTGCTCAGCGAGTTCTGGCATGAGCTGCGTGAGAAAAGTCGTGTCAAGCTTGACCATCCGGATTTGCCCTCCGAGCTGCGCGACGCCGCCGGCACGCTCGTCGCGACGCTGTGGGAGCGAGCCGCGGCCACTGCGCACGCGGCGCTGGAAGACGTGCGTGCCGAAATGCGCCTCGAGCGCGACGCGGCCGCCGCCGAAGTAGCCGCCGCCCGCGAGGCTGCGGCGCACGCCGAACGCACTCTCGAAGAACCCCGCGCTGAGCGGCAAGCGCTGCAGGCGCAACTGGGGGACTCACGCCAGCACATTGGCACGCTGGAAGGCAGCTTGGCCGCGCTGCAGCGCGCGAGTGCTGAAGCTGAAAAAGCGCGGCGCGCGCGGCAGCGCATACCCACCCAGTCCGCATTGGGCCGCACCTCTGGCCCAATTAGGCGGCCACGCCCGCCGACGCGTGCGCTCAAAAAGAGTAGGTGACCCAGTCACCTACATGCGGCAACGCCTGAGCGAGGGATGGATCCTATAGTGTAGGAGCCAATGACTAAATTAACAACGCGTCACCAGACCTCAATGCGTAGCGCTATTTTAGGGGAAATGGTGGCGTGCTCATCGAGCACATCACTTACAAGGCCACCTCAGCGGCAAGTGCTTCCCACGGCGCCGTCAAGCGGCCGTCTTCCCGCACGACCAGACCGGCAACTTCTAGCGCTGCCACATCAGCATGCACGCGCTTGTAGTCACGCGATAAAGCGCATGCCAAAGCCTTGACGCTATCGGCGCCTTCTCGGTGCAAATAGCGTAGTAACTCCAGCCGTTTTGGCGTCAGCGCCGCCACCATTTCCTGCCACGAGAGAAAGGTGACGTGACTTTCCTTGAAATGCTCGCCTTTGGCCGCGCGCTCAAAGGCATTCACGAACCGCTGCCCCATATCACGTGCGCCACTCACATGGACTGTCAGTTTGCTCATTTTCCGCTCCTTTCGCGTTCAACATCCCCCAAAAAGTCCCTCACCATCTGTTCCGCCGTCGAAAAAACGTAGGGCACTTCATGGTCACGATAGTGGCGATGGTCGCCCTTGCCGCGTTCATTATCGTAGCCAATGATTCTTGCGCTGCCCTGACCATAGAACAGGCTGTATTTCAAACCATGGGGTCTTTCCGCATCGCATTCGGGCAATCGCCAGATCCGCATTTCAAGAATGGCTCCGTCCGGATAAACCATTCGATCCTCAAATAACAGCGTCGCCTTCTTTTTCATATGGCGTATTTTGCCATACGCCAGCTTATGGCGTCAACTGCCATAGTTAGAGGCACAAAGTGCTTGCCAATCGTGTTGCGTGTTTCTCGCGTCGGTCGGCAGTTCGCTAAACGCCGACGTGCGTCCGGATGGCGTAATGCTGGCCCCGGCCCGCCGCAAATATTCGCTGGACGACCTTATTGCCCAATGCGACATGAAGACTTTTTTTCCGGAGGACATGGCGGCATGGAGTGAGGTCAAACCGGTGGGGCGTGAGGCTTGGTGAGGCGGGTCAAGTTCGCGCGGGGCGATATCGTGCGCGTGAGCCTAAACTCGACTGCCGGGCGAGAGCAGCAAGGTGATTTTCGCCCAGCGCTCGTTCTATCTGCGGCGGCGTTCAACGCCTTGGGCGTGGCGCTCGTTGCCCCGATCACCCAGGGCGACGCCTCTGCTCGCTTTGCTAGGTTCGCCGTACCGCTTTCCGGTTCTGGAACCGAGACGCAAGGTGTAGCGCTCGTCAACATGGCGCGTATGCTCGACCTGGAGGCGCGCGGCGCGCGTAAGCTCGAACGTGCGCCGGTTGAAGTGGTTGAGGACGCGCTGGCTCGGTTTCAGACGATTATTGAATGAGGACAACGCAATGAGCAACAAGTTCTGGAACTTGATGTACGCGCTGAACAACACGAAGCGGTGGGTCGGCGACGCGAACAATCCGCAAGCGCGCTAGTTTGCGATGCAAGGCGCTTTCGTCAACATGAGTGGATGCTCGCGCAGCGCAAACTTTGCCCCCCGAGCTGCGCGACGCCGCCGGCACGCTCCTCGCGACGCTGTGGGAGCGGGCCGCGGCCACTGCGCACACGGCACTGGAAGAGGTGCGTGCCGAAATGCGCCTCGAGCGCGACGCGGCCGCCGCCGAAGTAGCCGCCGCCCGCGAGGCTGCGGCGCACGCCGAACGCACTCTCGAAGAACCCCGCGCTGAGCGGCAAGCGCTGCAGGCGCAACTGGGGACTCACGCCAGCACATTGGCACGCTGGAAGGCAGCTTGGCCGCGCTGCAGCGCGCGAGTGCTGAAGCTGAAAAAGCGCGGCGCGCGCGGCAGCGCATACCCACCCAGTCCACATTAGGCCGGACCTCTGGCCCAATTAGGCGGCCACGCCCGCCGACGCGTGCGCTTAAAAAGACTTCGTGACGCAGTTATCGACATTCGCTTTTTATACAAAGGCTCATGTGGCCGCAGGCCGGTTAGCAAGCATAGGCACTGCGCGCACCAAAAGTGAGGCCGCTTGGCGTATGATTTTTCCGCATTAAGAAGCTACCCCAATCAAAAATATAGTGTGTCTTGCTGGCCATCGCTTGATGAGATACAATGTATCTCAAATGATAGGAGGTCGCAATGGCTACAACGACAATGGTTCACATTCGTATTGACGAGACCGTCAAAGCGCAGGCTGCGCAAACGTTAGCCTCGATGGGGCTGACTGTCTCCGATGCCATTCGAGTCTTCCTGACGCGCATCGTGGCAGACAAAGCGCTGCCCTTTGCGATCCAAGCGCCCAATGCGGCCAGCCGTGCCGCCATGGCTGAAGCCCGCGAAATCATCGAGAGCCGCCACGTTCGCTTCGCAACTTCCGACGCCTTGATGAATGACCTTGAAAAGAACACCCGCAAGTAAGCGGGCCACTCTGCCGCGCGCGTCAGATTACACCAAAGCATTTCTCAAGGACTGGCAACGCCTGTCTTACTCGGGCCGGTACGATATGAACCGGTTGAAAGAGGCCATGACGTTGCTTATTGCCAATGATGGCCCGCTTGCTGCTGAGTGGTTGGATCACTCGCTTGCGGGCGAGTGGGACAGTCACCGGGAGTGTCACATTGGGGGCGATTTTCTGCTTATTTATAAGCTCGCTGATATCGGCAAGCATAGCTTAGTGATCTTCGTCCGAGCGGGCACGCATTCCGAACTTTTTTCTTAACAGGACAAAAGGGCCTTCACTGCGTGCTCGACGTCCCACATCAGGCCAGCCCTTGTCTCACGCAAAGTCATACTGACTTACCTTGGATGAAACCGGTTGTTTGCAAAAACGCGGCGGGGAGCAGCGCCGTCTTACAACCTGCCCAACGTTCGTTTGTCGGCCGTCGAGTTAATAGAGCATGTAATCGCTCTGGCAAGTGTCTCGAACTCGAGATGACTGATCGTGCACCGTGAATCAGTAAGGTACGTAAATAGACGTCACCGCGTTTGCTGATGCCGCCCAGCCGGACTTTGCCACCCGAGCTGTTCTGTCGCGGCACGAGGCCAAGGTAGGCCGCAAATTCCCGACCGGAGCGGAAAGTTTTCGCTTGACCGATAACCGACACCGCTGCAGTTGCCGTCAACGGGCCAACGCCCGGAATTTCCGAGATACGACGGCATGCTGGGTCACCGCGTCGCCATTCGAGGATGCGCTGCTCGATGCGTTGAATTTGATCGTCGAGCAGATGAAGCCGAGACAATTGATCCCGAAGACTATCGATCAGCATTGCCGGAAACTGATCGGCCAGCGTCGCGATCGCCGCTTGAGCGGCCTGGATCGATGGGCGTCGCCCTTGTGGCAAAACGACGCCGAATTCATAGAGTAATCCTCGCAATTGATTGACTTGCATGACGCGGATCCGGACCAGTTGCTGGCGCATTCGATGTAGCGCCAACATCGCCTGTTGGTGCGCCGATTTGACGGCAACAAAGCGCATGCCTGGGCGCTGGGAAGCCTCCCAGATGGCGGCCGCGTCTGCCGCGTCGTTCTTATTCGACTTGACGAACGGGCGCACGAACTGGGCAGCAATGAGCCTGACTTCGTGCCCAAGCCTGCTCAGTTGCCGAGCCCAGTGGTGGGCGCTACCGCACGCCTCCATGACGATCCGGGCCGCTGGCCGGTTGGCGAAGAACGGTAACATCTGGGCACGCTTGAGCGCCTTGCTGTGAATCGTGCCGTCCGTATCGACAAAGTGGATCTGAAAAACGCGCTTAGCCAGGTCGATGGCGATCGTCGTGGGCTCCATTGAATCTCTCCTTCACGAAAGAACGGAAAAGACACTGTCGCATATTTGCACCGAAACCAAGCACCCAGCTCAGTCGCTGGAACAGCTGCTGAGGCGGGAGGCGACCATTCCATCTACTTGGTTTCTACACGCTATTAATGCGATAATATAGATTATGTAAATTAATCTATTCGTCAAAAATTACACGCGCAACGTATAGAGCGCTCGCCCGCAACCTGCCGCGTCGGCTCCGCTGCCACCACAGCTGCCCCGCTCCGCGTGGGCAAACCCGCTGGTTAAGCAGCCCACCACCTACCGGGTCTGCCAACCGAGTTGATCGCGCGCATTGGTGACTATGTTCCCGTTCAAGACATGATGTCGTTTTCCACCGTCGATCGACGCACCTATCATGCAATGCAAACTAGGCGCCTGGTCCATCGCTATTGGCGGCGGGCAAACAGGCCACGAGTCGTGAATCAGTCAACCAGCTGCTCAATGAAATGGGCGGCACGCTCGCCAATCCAGCGCAGCATGCCGAACCCTTGGAAGTTCTCGGCGCCAGCTCAGGCACGAATCCAGAGCTCAAAAGTATGTCCGATTAACTGCGGAATCAGCGCGGGATGAATTGCTAGCAGCATCGGCAGCAACAACGCGACGACCAACGCCACGCGCTCAAAGGCACGCGCGCACAGCCCAAGCAATCAGCAAGCCAGCCAAGAGAAAACGCCAGTATCGCCAGCAGATATGTGCTCGCTTTACACGTTGGTGTCGAGACTGATGTCCCCCGTACTTTCCTCGCTAAGGCCGTCAACGGCGCCTGCCACGCGCACACAGGAGGCCGCTTGCAAAGCCCAGTACCGCCACGGTCGCCAACGCCTTGAAAGGTTTGTTCATGACAGTGGCACGCAGACCTTTTACCATGCCTTCGTAAGCCATTTGTATCGACGCCGTGGCTTGATGAAACTGGTCAGACAACTGATCGGCTTGGTTTGCAGCCTGATCGACAGCCTCGTGCGCCTTATCCGTGACCTTTTTCAATTCGCCTTCGCCCGACGCGTGACCAACGGTTTCTTGAGCCTTATCTGTGACTTTTTTGATACCGCTTTGGACCAAATTGTTCAACATGTTATCTCTCCATCAGTACTGGCTTTATGTAATAGCCCGGAGCGATTGGTTTGCTCTGGCAACCGGCCATACGCATAACATATATATGCGCAATGGACCGTGGCGCCGGTGCTGCCGCAATTTGTGTGCCTACCTACCTTAGCAACGGGCATCTACAAAAACCTCTTCATAAAAAACCTAGGAAAGAAGCACGCATTTTTCAAGATGGTTTGGTGCCGCATAGCGTCGAAAATTACGGATTAAACACACAAGGATGAAATACATGTTGCTACGTCAAGTAATTCTTTCCCTGGTTGGCAGCGCCCTTAGCAGTGGACCTTATGCAGCTTGACCTTGCTGGGCTGCAAACCAGTTTGCTTCATATTCTATGAGACTGACGTAGTTCAGCGTCGGACACAAACGGTGTGCATTGTAAAAGCACAGCCAGTCCATGACTTCATCCATTGCTGCACGCTGCGTGGTCAACTGCCCTGCATGCAGGCGTGCAACTTTCAGCGAGCCCATAGGTTTTCGGTAGGCGCATTACCCCAACAATTGCCGCGTCGGTTCATTGACGAGCGTGTGTTATAGACCCTAAGCGTGTTTTGAAACAGGCTGCTACCGTACTGGCTGCCGCAGTCGCTGTGCACGATCATACCTTGGGATAGCGCCGAAACCATGCCATGCACAGCACATCCGTGACTACCTCCGTCTTCATGTGTGGCTGCATAGACCACCTCACTACCTGCCGCTACTTGCCCACGCACCCCGCGTGCAAGCAGTTCTTTGCACATGTGCGGCCAGCCATATTTGCTCTTGATTTGTGCATGGATGGCTCTGACGTATGCCAACGAGGCATCGCTGCTCATGCGGGTTTTATTCGGCCTGTCGCCGCTGTTCCGCTGCCGGCGCTAGTGATAATTCTGACGTGTACTGTGCTCGCTTCATCGCTGTACTCAGCTTCCCGCTTTTAGCTAACCTACTGTGCGGCTTCGCTTCATATTGCGCCGTTTTCTTATAAACTGCCGAGCTTACCGATGGACTTTGGTCTGAATGCCGCTTTGAACGACTACCAAGCCTACATGTGTGCATTGGAGTCGTGTCCGCAGCCTGCTGCGTCGGCTCCCCCGCCGACATTGAAACCAGCAAGCGGTGCGCTGGCGAACCCGTTGGCTAGCCGGCCCACGACATATCATGACCTGCCGCCCGAACTGATTCAGCAGATCGGTGACTACGTGCCTGTTCAAGA harbors:
- a CDS encoding antitoxin, producing the protein MHTTRVFKNGNSQAVRIPADLAYDRSDVEIEIERVGDEIRIRPMRRPLTGVLKKFAKFGPDFMAEGRGEQEQAEREGL
- a CDS encoding type II toxin-antitoxin system VapC family toxin gives rise to the protein MPRFMLDTNMCIYLMKNQPEEVAKRFAQCYVGDVVMSAVTYAELEYGVVVSANRTRERRNLAALIEDIPVAPFDTAAATAYGPVRKATSERKKDALDKLIAAHAIALDVILVTNNERDFASYPGIRLENWLNK
- a CDS encoding DNA-binding protein yields the protein MTKAKATVSHYEQEIAELRADRDLAIEYLKAAMESLDNPKDRAGALLALRTVAHAYGGLAWVAAEAGITREALYRALSLKDNPTLKTLLAVLKAVGMRLSVEPWITRTRNRQRFSSAVLGSRTRSRLLEHA
- a CDS encoding DNA-binding protein: MSDVLSPDAALTTEIARLKATHSNTRELYREVCALLFFRFGITPTANRLYQLVRKGSMGTPTAVLSEFWHELREKSRVKLDHPDLPSELRDAAGTLVATLWERAAATAHAALEDVRAEMRLERDAAAAEVAAAREAAAHAERTLEEPRAERQALQAQLGDSRQHIGTLEGSLAALQRASAEAEKARRARQRIPTQSALGRTSGPIRRPRPPTRALKKSR
- a CDS encoding toxin-antitoxin system TumE family protein; translation: MKKKATLLFEDRMVYPDGAILEMRIWRLPECDAERPHGLKYSLFYGQGSARIIGYDNERGKGDHRHYRDHEVPYVFSTAEQMVRDFLGDVERERSGK
- a CDS encoding type II toxin-antitoxin system ChpB family toxin; this encodes MVRRVKFARGDIVRVSLNSTAGREQQGDFRPALVLSAAAFNALGVALVAPITQGDASARFARFAVPLSGSGTETQGVALVNMARMLDLEARGARKLERAPVEVVEDALARFQTIIE
- a CDS encoding DNA-binding protein — protein: MDARAAQTLPPELRDAAGTLLATLWERAAATAHTALEEVRAEMRLERDAAAAEVAAAREAAAHAERTLEEPRAERQALQAQLGTHASTLARWKAAWPRCSARVLKLKKRGARGSAYPPSPH
- a CDS encoding type II toxin-antitoxin system RelB/DinJ family antitoxin encodes the protein MATTTMVHIRIDETVKAQAAQTLASMGLTVSDAIRVFLTRIVADKALPFAIQAPNAASRAAMAEAREIIESRHVRFATSDALMNDLEKNTRK
- a CDS encoding type II toxin-antitoxin system YafQ family toxin encodes the protein MTLKRTPASKRATLPRASDYTKAFLKDWQRLSYSGRYDMNRLKEAMTLLIANDGPLAAEWLDHSLAGEWDSHRECHIGGDFLLIYKLADIGKHSLVIFVRAGTHSELFS